From a single Silene latifolia isolate original U9 population chromosome 6, ASM4854445v1, whole genome shotgun sequence genomic region:
- the LOC141586664 gene encoding uncharacterized protein LOC141586664 → MHAKTDSEVTSLAASSPTRSPPRRPVYYVQSPSRDSHDGEKTATSFHSTPVLSPMGSPPHSQSSMGRHSRESSSTRFSGSLKPGGNGGSRKISPNDVGSGGGKRGGKKHQHQQQPPWKDCDVIEEEGLLDDEENQKGLPRRCYVLAFILGFLVLFSFFSLILWGAARPQKPKITVKSIKFERFIVSAGSDNTGVATEMVSVNSTLKFLYRNTATFFGVHVTATPIDLSYSQISVASGSLKQFYQGRKSQRTLDISIYSDKVPLYGSGQYLVSTPTGIPTAPVNMTLSFTVRSRAYVLGSLVKPKFYKTVDCIVSLDPKKINSAISLKNKCTYQ, encoded by the exons ATGCACGCAAAGACGGATTCCGAGGTGACGAGTTTAGCCGCCTCATCCCCAACCAGATCACCCCCGCGAAGGCCAGTATACTACGTGCAAAGCCCGTCGAGGGACTCGCACGATGGCGAGAAGACCGCGACGTCGTTTCACTCTACCCCGGTGCTGAGCCCAATGGGCTCACCACCGCATAGTCAGTCTTCAATGGGCCGACACTCCCGGGAATCATCATCGACCCGGTTCTCCGGGTCATTGAAGCCCGGGGGTAATGGTGGGTCTCGGAAGATCTCACCGAATGATGTTGGATCTGGTGGGGGAAAGAGAGGTGGTAAGAAGCATCAGCATCAACAACAGCCGCCATGGAAGGATTGTGATGTTATTGAAGAGGAAGGTCTTCTTGATGATGAAGAGAATCAGAAGGGTTTGCCTAGACGCTGTTATGTTCTTGCTTTTATTCTCGggtttttggttttgttttccttcttttctttgatTCTTTGGGGCGCTGCTCGTCCTCAGAAACCTAAAATCACCGTCAAG AGTATCAAATTTGAGAGATTCATAGTGTCAGCTGGATCGGATAATACAGGAGTGGCTACTGAAATGGTATCTGTGAATTCAACACTCAAATTTCTATACCGTAACACTGCTACATTTTTCGGCGTCCATGTAACCGCAACTCCGATTGATCTTTCCTATTCTCAGATCAGTGTTGCCAGCGGAAGT TTGAAGCAATTCTATCAGGGAAGGAAGAGTCAAAGAACCCTTGATATCTCAATTTACAGCGACAAAGTTCCATTGTATGGAAGCGGGCAATATTTAGTAAGTACACCCACCGGAATACCCACAGCACCAGTTAACATGACCTTGAGTTTCACAGTTCGATCGAGAGCTTACGTCTTGGGTAGTTTGGTTAAGCCGAAATTCTACAAGACAGTTGACTGTATAGTTAGTTTAGATCCTAAAAAGATCAATTCTGCTATTTCTCTCAAGAACAAATGCACTTATCAATAA
- the LOC141586665 gene encoding transcription factor PHYTOCHROME INTERACTING FACTOR-LIKE 15-like produces the protein MADLTDDVSSLLHTLLQNSSQPSTSSEPQPGSAGLADAVGLGLFDSDFGFSGYYTGGVGVAGAASLGFDLDDINKADCESEGQEETRGNPGPGRGSSKRTRAAEVHNLSEKRRRQRINEKLKALQKLIPNSNKTDKASMLDEAIEYLKQLQLQVQMLTMRNGTSLHPFCPPGVGQMMNPPPIGQLVDEANHSRGISSFTPNQECPMQPMQAMFNLDSKPGSSHIPRMSENHNPGPSLVLEPSMIYRPFNTSIPSKVLCKEPGMPQLQLDMSRCGQSSSSGVST, from the exons ATGGCTGATCTGACGGACGATGTTTCTTCTCTTCTTCACACGCTTCTTCAGAATTCATCTCAGCCGTCTACTTCTTCCGAACCTCAGCCCGGATCCGCTGGGTTAGCTGACGCTGTTGGTCTTGGTTTGTTTGATTCCGATTTTGGGTTTTCGGGTTATTATActggtggtgttggtgttgctgGTGCTGCTTCTCTTGGGTTTGATTTGGATGATATCAATAAGGCTGATTGTGAAAGCGAG GGGCAGGAGGAGACACGTGGAAATCCGGGGCCAGGGAGGGGGTCATCCAAGAGGACTCGAGCGGCGGAAGTCCATAATTTATCTGAAAAG AGAAGGAGACAAAGGATTAACGAGAAGTTGAAAGCGTTGCAAAAGTTGATTCCTAACTCCAATAAG ACGGATAAGGCGTCAATGCTGGATGAAGCAATTGAATATTTGAAACAGCTTCAGCTACAAGTTCAG ATGTTAACCATGAGAAACGGTACAAGTTTGCATCCCTTTTGTCCACCTGGCGTAGGGCAGATGATGAATCCACCTCCAATCGGACAACTTGTCGATGAAGCTAACCATAGTAGAGGCATTAGCTCCTTCACTCCGAATCAGGAGTGTCCTATGCAGCCGATGCAGGCCATGTTCAACCTCGACAGCAAACCTGGATCGTCCCACATTCCCAGAATGTCGGAGAACCATAATCCAGGGCCATCACTTGTCCTGGAACCATCAATGATTTACAGGCCATTCAATACTTCTATTCCATCCAAG GTACTTTGCAAAGAACCAGGAATGCCTCAGCTGCAATTGGACATGAGTCGCTGTGGTCAGAGCTCATCATCGGGCGTCTCAACTTAG